Genomic window (Marinilabiliales bacterium):
TTGCTTCAGGCAACCAAAACATTCTAATTTTAGTACCGGTTGTACAATTCACCTGGTTATCCGGTATAAGTTGACACCATAGTCCGCAAGACTGTCGGTAAATTTTCCATTTTCAATTCTGATGGTCCGGTTTTCACCAAGCACTTCAACATTCTTTCCATCAGCAACTATAAAGGTTGCTTCGGTAGCCCCGGGCCTCATTGCCACCGAGAAAATATAATCTGCATCACCATCATTTTTGGTCATTACAGCAACAGGGACACTCTTATCGGCGCTCACTACAGAGGCAAATCCTTCGGTTGAAGGACTGTTGAGTATCCTTGCCAGTGAAGCCACCTGCATATTGATTTCCCTGATGGCAGAGACCATTTCCGGATCACGCAAAACTGCAGCATCATCAAAGGGAGGATCTGTCGTGAAGGAATGACAGAAGTATCCGTATCCGCTGGCTCCATGGATCAGGGCCATCCAAACCTGGGACCTGACTTCCGAAGGAGTCGGCTTCCGGGGACTCTGGTCATTTATTTTGGTAGTTTCGATCCAGCACCAGACGGGCTTTGAATAGTCGGACCATTTCAAAAGATTTTCGATTCCTTTGGCGACATACCATAGATTCCCGCTTGTTTCGTCATCATAATTATTTACAGGGTAAATATCAAAGGAGGCAATATCACAGCCCTTGAGGTACCCGTTTTTTGAAATTTTGTAGGAATCGTTATCTCCAAAGCACTCCCCGCGGCCAATCCAGTTTGGCCAGGCAACACCCTGCCCCAGGTTGAGGTATACGGGGCGGGATGGATCATTTTTTTTGATCTGCCTGTAATCTCTGATAATTTCAGCCGGGTCAACACAGGGATCATACTGGTTAGTGGTACTGTTCCACTGGGCATTGTCAGGTTCATCATCATGCATCCAGGCGTAGATAGCCGGCTCATCGAGATTTTTAAGCCCAAATTCATTCTGATCACAGATAACAAGCATGTTGGCATCTTTGAATGCATCAAGTTTTTCCCTGTCAAGGCCTCCCCAAATCCCGATAAACATATTGATGCCTATATCTTTATAAGCCTGGGCATTGGTATGGCTCTGCATCCAGACAGAAACCGGAAAAAAATCGGGATCGCCTTTAATGCTGCCTACATTCTGAGCCCGCAGTGAAACAACATAAAAAAAGATTGCCGAATAAATAAAAAATCTTCTCATAAATCCCTTTGCTTTGGTTAGAGTTCCTTTCAAAAATACAGGAATATATCAAAAAACAAAACCGGTTTTATGGCACACTCTCCACAAACAGAAACCTGCCGGTATTAAAACAGAAGAAGGCTACTTCATAATGCCAGGGATTTATGCCGCTTCGGGAATTCGGGGACTGAAGGCAGTTGCTTTTCAAGCGGTTTCAAAACCCCTTATTCCGTGCCGGTACGCCGGGCCGGAGGCTGTTGCCTTTTATGCCGGATCAGTACCCCGGGTTCTGGACCAGCACTCCTGGCTGTATATCTACAGATAAGCAATTTGTTGTATCTTTGTTTAGTCAGAATCAAATCTGAAAATGGATAGAAGCCAGTTAATAGAGCAAATTAAGAAGGTAATCCGGGAAAAGGATGCTAATGCTGATGCATGGCTTTTCGGTTCGAGAGCCCGGGGAGACTCCCGTGCAGATTCTGACTGGGATGTACTGATTTTAGTCGAAAACAAAGCGATAACCAACGAGATAGAGGATAAATTCCGAGGACCGCTTTATGACCTGGAACTTGAGACAGGAGAAATCATTTCTACATTCATATATCCAAAAAAAATATGGGACAGAGACCTGATTTTTTCGCCGTTATATAAAAGCATTAAGAAAGAGGGTATAAGGCTATGACCATTGAAAGCAGAGATGATTATATACGGTACAGGTATCAGAGAGGATTAGAATCCTATGATGATGCTTTGATACTATTGGAGAAAAAAAGATGGAACACGATAATAAACAGACTATATTATGCATGTTTTTATGCAGTGATTGCCTTGCTGCTTAAAAAAAATATTGAAACACATACTCATGATGGTGCAAGGAACCAGTTTAATCTTCAGTTTATAAAAAAGGGGCTGATTGATAAAAACCAGGGAAAACTTTTTTCAAAATTGTTTGATTACAGGCAGAAAGGAGACTACGGAGATCTGTTTGATTTTGATGAGCAACTAGTGCTTCCTTTATTTGATCAGGTAAAAGTGTTTCTGAAAGAGATTAAAAAACACCTTGAGTTCTAAGTTTTAACTTAACCGGATACAATAAGGTAAGCCCGTAACGTACATCTTCTTATGGCAAAACCAGAACCAGTGCCCCGGTTATCGGATGGGTGAGCCAGGATAAAGGTGGTTGCCTTTTATGCCGGATCAGTACCCCGGGTTCTGGACCAGCACTCCTGGCTGCATGTCTATCTGCGACTGCGGGATGGGCTGGTATTTGTCCCTTTCGGGGATGAACGCCGCCCCGTTCATAAAGTCCCTGATGCGGGTATCGGCCTCTGCGAACGAATTGAGGGTTTCTGCCATCGGCATGGAGTTAAGCTCTGGCGGCAGGTTATCCCAGCGCCTCAGGTCGAAGAAACGGTGCCCCTCGGTGGCAAATTCCAGCCGCAGCTCCCACTGCACCGCCCTCATCGCCTCCGCCCTTCCGCCGAAAGGCTCATCATAAAGCCCTACATTGTAATTGGCAGCCGGCACGTTCCAGTCCACCGAACCGCCGGTAAGGTGATCCCTCCTGGTTGTCCCCGGCCCCCAGGGATAAACGCCCGGGGGCAGCTCGTGAATCTGCACCCTCCCCATAACCACCTCGTTTTCAGCACGCTCGCGGACCATGTTCACGTATAAGCGGGCACGTGTAAGATCCCCTTCGTATGCAGCCACCTCTGCCCTCCACAGCAGCACATGGCCAAGCCTGAGGTAACGGTAGTTGTTCGGGTTTGCGGCAGGCATCCACGTCGTACCGTGCCATGGACGTTCATGCTGATATATAAAGGGTTTTGAAGCGGGCAGGTAAGGCCCACCGAAGTCCTGGTCACGTATCCAGTCCCGTCCCCTGTTTATTCCCCAGTCCCTGTAAGGTATCCCCCGCCGGCTCACCGTCCGGTCCAGCCTCGGGTCAACCTCATCTTCAAAGGGAACGAAAGTCTCAGCCGAGGGAATACCCATATCATTCTTGAGGTCGGTATCGTTAAAACTCTCAAACATGGGCAGGCCCCTTTCGTCAACCCGAAATGCATTAACCAGGTTCTGCGACGGCTGGTGGAAACCACAGCAGGTTCCTATATCAGCTCCGTGCGGAAAATTGAGGCCAATGCCCATTTCGGCGTTACCGAAACAGCATGCTCCATCAGAAACATTTGCCTGTATCTCGAATATCGATTCAGGGTTGTTGTTGTGGACAATACGGTAATTATCAAAAAAGTTGGGCATCAGCTCGTACCTGCCGCTGTTTATCACAGCATCGAGCAGCGGTTTGGCCTCGGCGTACATCAACTCCTGCATATAGGCTTTGGCAGCCAGGGCCTTGGCGGCGTACCTGGTGGGACGGCCTACCTCTGACTGCACCTCCGGAAGGTTAGCCGCTGCATATTTCAGGTCGCCGATTATATGCTCAAGCACCGCGCCCTCCGGGTTGATATTGGTTACTTCGGCCGGGTCGGGAGCATCTTCGGTAATTATAGGGATGTTCCCGAAAACCAGCCACGCTTCAAGGTTGTAAAATGCCCTCAGGAAGCGGGCCTCGGCCCTCAGCCTTGCTTCGGCGGCCGGCTTAAGGTCTTCAGTCAGCCCGATTATCCTCAGCACTTCGTTGGCGCGGTAAACCCCCATGCCAAAGGCCCATTTCCACTTCTCGGCCGGGTACGGGTTATCGGGGCTGACATTCCATCTTTCGATCTCATTTATCTCCAACTGGTCGTTAAACTCCGACCCCTTGTATGCATCGTCAGATGCCACCGAGCCGTAGGTCCAGTTCTGTATTGAGGCTCCCCAGCTGACCTCCCACAGGGCCCCGCCGCTTATTATGCCGTAAGTTCCCAGCAGGAGGGCCTCTATTCCCTTTTCATTTTTAAAGACGGTCTCTGCAGTGATGCCCTGCGGCTCCTTGTGGAGGAACTCTTCGGAGCAGGAAAACAATGCTGCAGCAATCAGGATGGCAGGTATTCCGGTAACCGTATATCGCATGATCACCATGTTTTTTTAATAACAGGATCTCCAATATAGTAAAAACGGGAATAACATTCAAATCATTATATGGATCGGGATATATTGGCCCTGCAGTAATGTCCTAAAGCTGCGGAAAGAAATACAAGCAGTTCTGCCTGCGGTTCTTTAAACAATTATGTGTATATTTGGACAAACACATACACATTATGAGGACAAATATCGTGATTGATAATGAGCTGATGAAGAAAGCCATGTCAATAACCGGTCACAAGACCAAAAAAGCCACTGTTG
Coding sequences:
- a CDS encoding nucleotidyltransferase domain-containing protein; protein product: MDRSQLIEQIKKVIREKDANADAWLFGSRARGDSRADSDWDVLILVENKAITNEIEDKFRGPLYDLELETGEIISTFIYPKKIWDRDLIFSPLYKSIKKEGIRL
- a CDS encoding HEPN domain-containing protein — encoded protein: MTIESRDDYIRYRYQRGLESYDDALILLEKKRWNTIINRLYYACFYAVIALLLKKNIETHTHDGARNQFNLQFIKKGLIDKNQGKLFSKLFDYRQKGDYGDLFDFDEQLVLPLFDQVKVFLKEIKKHLEF
- a CDS encoding RagB/SusD family nutrient uptake outer membrane protein; its protein translation is MVIMRYTVTGIPAILIAAALFSCSEEFLHKEPQGITAETVFKNEKGIEALLLGTYGIISGGALWEVSWGASIQNWTYGSVASDDAYKGSEFNDQLEINEIERWNVSPDNPYPAEKWKWAFGMGVYRANEVLRIIGLTEDLKPAAEARLRAEARFLRAFYNLEAWLVFGNIPIITEDAPDPAEVTNINPEGAVLEHIIGDLKYAAANLPEVQSEVGRPTRYAAKALAAKAYMQELMYAEAKPLLDAVINSGRYELMPNFFDNYRIVHNNNPESIFEIQANVSDGACCFGNAEMGIGLNFPHGADIGTCCGFHQPSQNLVNAFRVDERGLPMFESFNDTDLKNDMGIPSAETFVPFEDEVDPRLDRTVSRRGIPYRDWGINRGRDWIRDQDFGGPYLPASKPFIYQHERPWHGTTWMPAANPNNYRYLRLGHVLLWRAEVAAYEGDLTRARLYVNMVRERAENEVVMGRVQIHELPPGVYPWGPGTTRRDHLTGGSVDWNVPAANYNVGLYDEPFGGRAEAMRAVQWELRLEFATEGHRFFDLRRWDNLPPELNSMPMAETLNSFAEADTRIRDFMNGAAFIPERDKYQPIPQSQIDMQPGVLVQNPGY